The following DNA comes from Castanea sativa cultivar Marrone di Chiusa Pesio chromosome 10, ASM4071231v1.
TTTGATTCCTATAGTTTCTTACATGTTCGGCCTGCAGAATTTGTCACTTTCACCCAATCGTAAGCTTTGACACAAACAGAACCGTAGAGGAGCTTGCTTATGACTGTCATTCCAGGGTGATCGTGAAGAGGAAATGTCCCCCCTGCTGGAAAGCAAAACACTCCCATCTGCTCGTAAAAACAAACCACCTTAAAACAATAATTCTTCATAATCTAGCAATGAAGCAAGGAAAACAAGCACCTATTCTAGTAGTGTGGTTTATTTAAAGACTAAAGCACATGAAAGAAGAATAAAAGGATATATATGTGGCCAAGGCATAAACATGTTTCTACTTACAGAGAAATTGTCACATTCATGAATGTGAATATAAGTGATCTCAGAGACGCTTTGCCCATCAATCAATTTCTTGCCACTTTTTGGGCTTGGTAACGGAGACTCACATAAGCCAAATTCATCAATCCCTACGTCTATGGCTTCAGCTATGTCTGCATTCATCATTCGAACAAATTTGTTATAATATAATAAGAGTTAATAGTTAATACACAAGAACATGCATGAAGATTACAACATCTAAAAAGCCCAATATACCTAGGAGATTTCTCAGCCATTGAATTTGTTTATAGGTTGGAAGCTCCTTCTGAGAAAAAACAGCATTACAGGCATCATATATCAATTGTATTTTGCTTCTCTCCGTTGCACActccatcactttttttttttttttttttgggttaggaAAATTAACCGGTGTGTTAGGATTCTTATCTTGTCAGTTTTGCGTTCACAGTGATCCTTAAATAATGAGAGTTAGCCATAAAAGGACTTGGTACTAAGTTATGTCAACGAAACCAGGGGCGTGCATGTTGACTTTCACCTTACAGTGggcttattttattctaattgGAAATTTGTGTACCATTACACGCGGAGGACCttgtaaatcaatcaaattgtaCACACTTGTAAAATCTAATTGTACACAATATTTGCCCTCTGTTTAAAAGTAAAAGTGGGCTGTAGACAATTGGAAAGGGAGAGAGTCATTCCCAACTGGCATTTTTCTCGGCTTCTAACGtaactaagaaaacaaaaacattggTGTTCTTACTTTTTTGGCGCATGGGAATGTCATACATCTCTAGATGCTGACCACGGAAAAGACTAGGCGTTAGGCAAGTTGCCATGGcccaaaaaataactaattggATATTTGGTGAATAGTTTTAGGACCACAtattatttcacaattttttttttataaactttaatGTGACAGATTGTTAGTGATTAATCATCATTTACAGATAGaccaacaattttttcttcaccaaTCATGCTCTGCCACGTTACAATTATAgtaagaaattgtaaaaaattttgcagTCCTAAATTTTTCCATATCTGTttgacaagagagagagagaaaacggCATTCACATCGGTCGGTTCTGTTATGGATTTTGCAATATGGGTACTAgtaccacccaaaaaaaaaatcaccgttGAAAATACGTGATTAGGATAATAAAACTTATGTTACAGTCAAGAGCCAGACTATACTatatttatcaaattattaaaacaaagaagTTATATTAGTTGTGATTGTGGAGTCactaaaaataatgttataccAACTACAACTTCACATTtaataaattgtgaaatttgtttaaATCTACAGCATTACTCTTGTTTAAGGgcatcaataattttaaataagtttattgacacaaaattttcttaattattgacattttttttctattgattCCATTTTTATGattgatatataataaatatagtATCATTAATAAGTTTGTGTGAAAGTGATGTTTCAAACAACACTTATCATCTCACGCTAACATTGTCGTAGATATACTTATGGtattgctaaaaaatttaataaattaactaTGCCGTGAACTGGAGGGTATAGACTATGGACTTTATTAGTTGATTTAGGAGAACCTTGTTTCAAAactttctgtttttcttttcacacCGTACTATTGCTCTCTCATAATAATAGGGTAGAACCCATGTGGAGTCCACTGATTCCACTAGGTGCTTGAGTGAGATAGGATGACACTGGAAAAATGAGAGTGGAAATAATGTCTTTCCCAATTCATTGTATATCAATGCAATTGTCTTTTTATTGAAGGCTTCCATTCATTCCTCAGCTTTGGAAACCACATAAGATGTTTCTATTTATTATAAGCCTAAATTGGCAGATTTTTAGAGATCTTTATGtgtttaattctttaattaaaatggtattaaaattttaaaattttaatattacaatagtacaatatataaatttttaatattacaatatataaaattttaatattacaatactacaatatataaaattttaatgtcaCAATActacaatatataaaattttaatattacaatattacaatatataaaattttaatattacaatactaaaatttatattaaattttttttagagaaacaatatttatatcaatcttaatgtgaaggaaagaaaaaaacatgatagtaaaatttatttgataatgaGATACAATTTATAGGAAAAATGAAACatctaaaaaattgtttatctTTGAATGTAGAGCGTTAATTTTTAACATGTATGTTAGTAGTGAGTTTcaataagaatatataaaataatatgtaacAATTTTTTAGGAGGTCGCACTTGCATAAAGCGGAGATAAAACTTCTTATTTGAAACATGAAAGAAAAGGATTTTATAATTTAAGGATGAacatgaaaaaatttataacctaaattttggatacaaaaattttgagataactATTAGAAACTTTCATATAGATAGTGAATTCCACGATCAtgcaaatacaaataaaaatttggatcGCATTTGGGTAAAAGTTATACgaaataacaaaattgaataTCACccatgtaaggaccaaaaattaTGTCCCCCAGGCCCACTTAGAATAATGAGCTTGCAGGGTTCAGCTGAGGCCCAAgtcaataaatttgttagagagagaATCAAACAACAAGGGAGGGCTTAGCCCGAGGATCAGAATAAGGGAGGAAGGCCctgtttaataaaatatataggtCAATACATTAACACTAGTTTGTCCAAGGAGGCCTAAATTCCTCAAATAAAAGTATTGTTCATGTTCTTCTCTCTATGATCTTTTTACAATGATCTCTCTATTTTGTCCGACCTCCTCTGTTTGATAACCTTCTTCTCCTTATATACTCTCCCCTTCTTCACATCTTGGATGTTCATTACTTCCTAACCAATCTCCCCTCACGACACTTGTCCCCTTTTCCATTTGAAGAAGGTGGTGAAAGGAGTTTGTTTAGTTGTGACTTGTATTGTTTAGGTCACTTTCTCATCAATGCAGCTAATAAAGCTGTTGCCTACCATTTAATGTGGCCAGGAGGTTAGAtgcagggcattcaatgcggagGCCACATGCTACCCAAAACTAGAAACTTCCCCCCTTGACCTTTCGTTCCCACTTAGTATGCCTTGttagatatttttataaatatatatatatatatatatatatatatatatatatatatatatatatatatatatatcatatttactttaatactcatttatgtgaattgaATAAATCAATTATCCCTTAATGTCAGATATgttaattgctaaattttgaaaattcaaatataattcaaaatttgaataactattgtcaatggttttaattaggaaatctctgaaaattaatgtgaattttaataccaTATATTGCCAGCTTTTAGTATACTTTCGtttataaactttttctttaaaacgtttcttttaatatatttaatagtaaCGTTATAGATAGAAAGTATCAAATATTGtacaactatatatttatataatttaccaTTGATAGGTTATAGCATTATATAGTACTTTCCATTCTTGGTTATAATTATTGTGTATAGTTAAAGTTTCAAAGGAAAGtattatttagtatttaaagGACAGCCACGTAAGGgctgttattttgtttttaatggcATCTTGACCCTAAAAGACAAActtttttttgtctattaacTTACGTCAACGTataaactttgaaaaaaaaaagtttcgactggtttatatatatatatatatatatatatatatatatatatatatatatatatatatatatataaagaaagctATTGATCAGACAttgatttcaataattttatgatcatttaaagttttaaagatAGCAAacgctttttattttttggctaagGACAAGCAACATGTctggctatatatatatggaaagaaataaaagtttcagatacacatttttttttgaattacaaagctgcaaattttttaaaaacaattttttttcctaaacacTTACAATCTATTGCTTCTTACTactcacaaaaatattttatcttttacaaaattttctaggaaaagaaaatactatagaGAGTTTATATCCTACGAGTAGTGTAGGCTCGCAAAAATAATCAGCAAAGGTGgctgggctgttgtatcctggggacaACGTGCAAAAACTATTTGTCTAACTACATATCCGTAGACGGCACAATTTGTCTCAAGACAATGACTTGTTCCACGCCTCGTCTTTGCTACCTCTTTTCGGTAAaatcaaattgtgtaatttccaaagaaaatttAGGTATTATCTTTCATTTATTTCCAACATGTCTTAGAGTACTTTTGACTCATCTCTTCACCTCCCCGAGTAACCCTCCTCTTTGGGCCATGGCATTGTCACCCCACACTGCGACTCTTAAACTTCATTCTCGGTCCTCAAGCCCCCACAACCCACTAATtgattctccacaaaaaaaaaaacaaaaaaaaaatcatccactaatcaaaacaccaaaagaagtaggttttttttttttgcattaacatcaaaataataacaacaatttttaacaataaaaatacataaatcaATCTTTTGCCTCAAATGTCATTCAATATTGAATTTCatgtacaaaaatttatatatatatatatatatatatatatatatatatatatatatatatatatataaaatgaaaagtatcaaagcaaataaaaaaaaatgtggttaaAGATTAATAGCAAAATGTGTGCCtgtgtgaaagagagagaggtatcTCTAATAGTggggaacaaaaacaaaaatacaattgtgaaacaaatttttcattgaaattctTAAACTTGTTGGTTATAAGAAGGATAAACATTCCTAACATATTTATCTCTAAAAATATAGAAGGGAAAGAAGGAAATGAAACTTATTCgctcaaaagaaaacaaaacattgGTTTGTGCCAAAAGTTCTTGCTTTTGTGGCCTACGGGAATATTATACATCTCTAAATGCTGATCTCGGAGAGAGACTACAAAGTGAGAAATATCTGTCTAACAGCAAAGCGAGAAAAGGCATAGTGTGTGCATTACAGAAACATTGGGCAAGTTGCCATGGcccaaaaacataatcaatTGAAATATCTGTCTGACaacaaagtgaaaaaataaaaataaaaaaactgcaTCCACGTCAGTTTGTCCTGTTACGTATTATGCACTATGTGCGCAGTGCgcattactaaaaaaaaaaattttactttgcACCTTTGGGGGTTTTTGGGCAGGCATGAAAATTAggtcaaactaaaaataaattttagttgatCGTAAAATACCCACCTACACTcgtaaattattttacacccttattttactttcaaactATTTTCACTCTCCTTAGAAAATTCTTAATCACTCTCTCAACTCATTCACGCCAAGTCGAAGCGGAAGGACAAGAGAGAGCTAACAcaccaaaagagagagagagagagagaaagcgagAAAGATAGAGAGCGAGAGATTGAACTGGGTCTGATCATCGCTGCTGCCCTCTAGATCGCCTCGCCCTCCTCTAGGTCAAATCATCTCCTCTCAATCTCGTCGCCGTCGCCCTCTGGGTCAAATTGTCTCCTCTCGATCTCGTCGTCCGCCATTCGCCAATCTGCTTTTTCTATCTTTCCCTCCAACCAACCAAGGCCGAATCGGACACTGCATGTCACTGATCTAGTGCCTTCACTTAAGAACCACACCCTCTCTTCCACTCTCTCTcatctcactttttctctttgaCCCGAACCAAGTCTCTTACTTATTTTTGTGTCTAATTTTCGTTTTCTTTGAtctctggtttttttttttttttaatggtggtGTGGATGGTGGTGGATTTTCTGTGGGTGCTGGTGTGTGAGTGCTAATGGATTTTctgatataaaatttgtttggaagctgtgaaaatgtgagaaactagtagaaaatttgcattttcaaaatgttatcaagcact
Coding sequences within:
- the LOC142614136 gene encoding plant cysteine oxidase 1-like; this encodes MECATERSKIQLIYDACNAVFSQKELPTYKQIQWLRNLLDIAEAIDVGIDEFGLCESPLPSPKSGKKLIDGQSVSEITYIHIHECDNFSMGVFCFPAGGTFPLHDHPGMTVISKLLYGSVCVKAYDWVKVTNSAGRTSGLAATVVDGIFKAPCEPFVLYPRSGGNIHSFTALTPCAILDVLSPPYSEELERRSTYFSDFPIPSLHGYAMLEEKDLPDDLVVIGEPYLGPPIVSQYDLLSGWTGM